A window of Leptotrichia wadei contains these coding sequences:
- a CDS encoding 5-formyltetrahydrofolate cyclo-ligase: MRKQKTDLQIKKDEIRRQILEKRNNLSSKEVDKKSELIIKNLAPYLKNAQNIMIFMDMKNEVRITKLIELYPKKNFFISKIVNSKNREMKINKYNENELILHKFGYYESSSNDFYDEKILDIVIVPALAFDYKKNRIGFGGGYYDTFLNNVRKQNKKALFIGVCYDFQMVEEVPTEKHDITLDFIINENEVI, from the coding sequence ATGAGAAAACAAAAAACAGATTTACAAATAAAAAAAGATGAAATTAGAAGACAAATTTTAGAAAAAAGAAATAATCTTTCTAGTAAAGAAGTAGATAAAAAAAGTGAATTAATTATAAAAAATTTAGCTCCATATTTAAAGAATGCTCAAAATATAATGATTTTTATGGATATGAAAAATGAAGTGAGAATTACAAAATTGATAGAACTTTACCCTAAAAAAAATTTTTTTATTTCAAAAATTGTAAATAGTAAAAACAGGGAAATGAAAATTAATAAATATAATGAAAATGAACTTATCTTGCATAAATTTGGATATTATGAGTCTTCTTCCAATGATTTTTATGATGAAAAAATATTGGATATTGTTATTGTTCCAGCACTCGCCTTTGATTATAAGAAAAATCGAATTGGATTTGGTGGCGGGTATTATGACACTTTTTTGAATAACGTTAGAAAACAAAATAAGAAGGCTTTATTTATCGGTGTTTGCTATGATTTCCAAATGGTTGAAGAAGTGCCAACTGAAAAACATGATATAACTTTAGATTTTATTATTAATGAAAATGAAGTTATCTAA
- the sufD gene encoding Fe-S cluster assembly protein SufD codes for MLEKSSIQNLDNSDYRLKIFEEYKTLEKVNWKRVGYQYEEPEAFKEFNNLEIKNENQDGVVIKNINESLEELKKLKNDNDYGLGDFFKKQNFAFYNEGKYLKIGERKKIDKPIYLNYHTNKENNFLVDYNVIEVADFAKVTVIINYDSLDETPVYHNGIIKVVTGRNSEVKIIKIQTLNTKSSNFESSKIETLGQGKTEYYSVELGGKINAISHKSYLEEDSSEVYVWPAYLADEDRKLDLEYSVVFRGRRTIGELQARGAVKDTAKKVFRGNLYFKQGSSKSEGREGEFAILLNDEIKADSIPTLFCSEDDVIGEHAASVGKVDEAKLFYLMSRGLSESRAKKLIVESSFRPIMDNIDDEKLRDKLFDELERRI; via the coding sequence ATGTTAGAAAAATCAAGCATACAGAATCTTGATAACAGCGATTACAGATTAAAAATCTTTGAAGAATATAAAACGCTTGAAAAGGTTAATTGGAAAAGAGTAGGCTACCAGTATGAAGAACCTGAAGCATTTAAAGAATTTAATAATTTGGAAATAAAAAATGAAAATCAGGATGGAGTTGTTATAAAAAATATAAATGAGTCGTTAGAAGAACTGAAAAAATTGAAAAATGACAATGATTATGGATTAGGAGATTTTTTCAAAAAACAAAATTTTGCTTTTTATAACGAAGGGAAATATTTGAAAATTGGAGAAAGAAAAAAAATTGATAAGCCAATTTATTTAAATTATCATACAAATAAGGAAAATAACTTTTTAGTTGACTATAATGTAATTGAAGTGGCAGATTTTGCAAAAGTTACAGTAATTATTAATTATGATTCACTAGATGAAACACCAGTTTATCATAATGGAATTATCAAAGTGGTTACTGGAAGAAATTCAGAAGTAAAAATTATAAAAATACAGACATTAAATACAAAAAGCTCTAACTTTGAATCATCGAAAATTGAAACATTGGGACAAGGAAAAACTGAATACTATAGTGTGGAATTAGGTGGGAAAATTAATGCGATAAGTCATAAATCATATCTTGAAGAAGATTCATCAGAAGTTTATGTATGGCCTGCATATCTTGCTGATGAAGACAGAAAGCTGGACTTGGAATATTCGGTAGTATTTCGTGGACGTAGAACGATTGGGGAGCTTCAGGCAAGGGGAGCTGTAAAGGATACTGCTAAAAAGGTATTTCGTGGAAATCTTTACTTTAAGCAAGGTTCTAGCAAGTCTGAAGGGCGTGAAGGAGAATTTGCGATTTTGTTAAATGATGAAATTAAAGCTGATTCGATTCCAACGTTATTTTGCAGTGAAGATGACGTTATTGGAGAACATGCCGCTTCTGTTGGGAAAGTTGACGAGGCTAAATTATTTTATTTAATGAGCCGTGGACTCTCTGAAAGCAGGGCAAAAAAATTAATAGTCGAATCTTCATTCCGTCCAATAATGGATAACATTGATGATGAAAAATTGAGAGATAAATTATTTGATGAATTGGAAAGAAGAATTTAA
- a CDS encoding SufS family cysteine desulfurase translates to MDYRKEFPIFKNRDSHYLDTAATSQKPKRVLDKIMEYYEKYNGNPGRGSHTLSMEASNLMANARKTVQKFINAKYPEEVIFTKNTTESINLIAYSYGMEFINENDEIILGVSNHHANIVPWQFVAKKKNAKIKFVYLTENGQFDIEDFKSKLSDKTKLVAISAVVNVTGVIQPIKEIIEITRNKNKNALVLVDAAQSMLHFRHDVQDLDADFLVFSGHKLFTPMGIGVMYGKKELLEKMPPFLYGGDMIEFVTEQKSTFAQLPNKFEGGTQNVEGAVTLEEAINFIEEISYEKINEIENSLTKNALEKLKKLDFVETYFTKDVEHTGIIAFNVKNVHSHDVAFILDSYDVAVRSGHHCAQPLMNYLGIPSCCRASFSIYNNEEDIDKLIEGLLKVKEVFEL, encoded by the coding sequence ATGGATTATAGAAAAGAATTTCCAATATTTAAAAATAGAGATAGCCATTATCTAGATACAGCAGCAACTTCACAAAAGCCAAAAAGAGTCCTAGATAAAATAATGGAATATTATGAAAAATATAATGGAAATCCAGGACGTGGTTCACATACATTGTCTATGGAAGCCTCAAATTTGATGGCAAATGCACGTAAAACTGTACAAAAGTTTATTAATGCAAAATATCCTGAAGAAGTGATTTTTACAAAAAATACGACAGAATCAATTAATTTAATAGCTTATTCCTATGGAATGGAATTTATAAATGAAAATGATGAAATAATACTGGGAGTTTCCAACCATCATGCAAATATCGTGCCATGGCAATTTGTGGCTAAAAAGAAAAATGCTAAGATAAAATTTGTTTATCTTACTGAAAATGGGCAGTTTGATATTGAAGATTTTAAAAGTAAATTGTCTGATAAGACAAAACTTGTGGCGATTTCTGCTGTGGTAAATGTTACAGGAGTTATTCAGCCAATAAAAGAGATTATCGAAATTACACGTAATAAAAATAAAAATGCACTTGTTCTTGTGGATGCTGCACAGTCAATGCTGCACTTTAGACACGATGTTCAAGATTTAGATGCAGATTTTCTCGTATTTTCAGGGCATAAACTGTTTACACCGATGGGAATTGGAGTTATGTATGGGAAAAAGGAGCTTCTTGAGAAAATGCCGCCTTTTTTGTATGGTGGAGATATGATTGAGTTTGTAACAGAGCAAAAATCAACATTTGCACAGCTTCCTAATAAGTTTGAAGGTGGGACTCAAAATGTGGAAGGAGCTGTAACTTTGGAGGAAGCGATTAATTTTATTGAGGAAATAAGTTATGAGAAAATCAATGAAATTGAAAATTCACTTACAAAAAATGCTTTGGAGAAATTGAAAAAATTGGATTTTGTCGAAACATATTTTACAAAGGATGTTGAACATACTGGAATTATTGCCTTTAACGTGAAAAATGTACATTCCCACGATGTGGCATTTATATTGGATTCTTATGATGTGGCAGTTCGTTCAGGGCATCATTGCGCTCAGCCTTTGATGAACTACTTGGGAATACCATCGTGCTGCCGTGCCAGTTTTAGCATTTACAATAACGAAGAGGATATTGATAAATTGATAGAAGGACTTTTAAAAGTAAAAGAAGTTTTTGAATTGTAG
- a CDS encoding spherulation-specific family 4 protein, protein MKKKLKNNNYLIPSFLVGVTGLGFGEKIGSNNAPSVNISNGNLSRNKRNTEFSKNEEIYDIIKNNLKNEDEFKVDFEYTNGFHKSRINDSFSESEKKNNLKNSSETGITIPYVIINPENGPSDKVEYEYIVQIRKNKEMGIKNLGYITTNEYTKSIKMITSEIDKYIQFYGSDNISGIFIDEISSGVNPLEVDYMAQIYNYIKDKYPDSIVVANPGGTITDEMSKYSDLWLTSEQSADNYINHWTPRTYNFESNPENANRIVHVIHSATPEQYETLLKLSKERNAGFLMIATNVPNIPGNLPQNFKNLIMSINAPRLETLSDVKNSLSEQSIMKNTDVISNFDNLENPISEKIAENITKDNFELQPFISPKKYNINGNLKISSLDLWSLLSSHCETDIFLSYLNVGYNILEEITINPSKEINKFGDFKFDLGKKLDV, encoded by the coding sequence ATGAAGAAAAAGTTGAAAAATAATAATTATTTAATCCCATCTTTTTTAGTAGGAGTAACAGGTTTAGGATTTGGAGAAAAAATAGGATCAAATAATGCTCCATCTGTAAATATTTCAAATGGTAACTTATCTAGGAATAAAAGGAATACTGAATTTTCAAAAAATGAAGAAATTTACGATATTATAAAAAATAATTTAAAAAATGAAGATGAATTTAAAGTGGATTTTGAATATACAAATGGTTTTCATAAAAGTCGAATTAATGATTCCTTTTCGGAATCTGAAAAAAAAAATAACTTAAAAAATTCTTCTGAAACTGGAATAACAATTCCTTATGTTATTATTAATCCTGAAAATGGACCTTCTGACAAAGTAGAATACGAATACATTGTACAAATTAGAAAAAATAAAGAAATGGGAATCAAAAATTTAGGATATATTACAACAAATGAATATACAAAAAGTATTAAAATGATAACTTCTGAAATTGATAAATATATACAATTTTACGGTTCTGACAATATTTCTGGAATTTTTATTGATGAAATTTCATCAGGGGTAAATCCACTAGAAGTCGATTATATGGCACAAATATATAATTATATAAAAGATAAATATCCTGACTCAATTGTAGTTGCAAACCCAGGTGGCACAATAACCGATGAAATGTCTAAATATTCTGATTTATGGCTAACAAGCGAACAATCTGCTGACAACTATATTAACCATTGGACACCAAGAACCTATAATTTTGAAAGTAATCCTGAAAATGCAAACCGTATTGTTCATGTCATCCATTCTGCAACACCTGAACAATATGAAACTTTATTAAAACTGTCAAAAGAGCGAAATGCAGGCTTTCTAATGATAGCAACTAATGTTCCAAATATCCCTGGAAATTTGCCACAAAATTTTAAAAATCTAATAATGTCGATAAACGCTCCTAGACTTGAAACTCTTTCAGATGTAAAAAACAGTTTATCTGAGCAATCAATAATGAAAAACACAGATGTAATTTCAAATTTTGATAATTTAGAAAATCCTATATCTGAAAAAATTGCAGAAAATATAACTAAGGATAATTTTGAATTGCAACCATTTATTTCACCTAAAAAATACAATATTAATGGAAATCTCAAAATTTCAAGTCTTGATCTCTGGAGTCTTCTAAGTTCTCATTGTGAAACTGATATATTTCTTTCTTATCTTAACGTTGGATATAATATTTTAGAAGAGATTACTATAAATCCTTCAAAAGAAATAAATAAATTTGGAGACTTTAAATTTGATTTGGGTAAAAAATTAGATGTTTAA
- the sufB gene encoding Fe-S cluster assembly protein SufB translates to MESVGIMENRKKTYIADIERGVYDIKDEEHYRYKVEKGLTPEIIKKISERKNEPEWMREFRLKALEVYNSKPMTDWGPDLSDLDMNDIVHYLEPDSAPMNENWDDVPSYIRDTFDRLGIPEAEKQSLAGVGAQYDSEVVYHSVHKELEEQGVIYTDIETAIVKYGDMLKEYFMTLITVNDHKFAALHGAVWSGGSFIYVPKGVKVKMPLQSYFRLNAPEAGQFEHTLIIVDEGADLHFIEGCSAPKYQKNALHAGAVELFVRKGARLRYSTIENWSRNMYNLNTKRALVEEDGVIEWVSGSFGSRVSMLYPMSILKGDRSRCEFTGVTFAAAGQYLDTGCKIIHQGKNTSSTVHSKSISKNGGTAFYRGLLKVLPEATGTRSTVECESLMLDNESASDTIPIIDINNDSVDIGHEAKIGRISDEAIFYLMSRGISEDEAKAMIVRGFVEPISKELPLEYAVELNKLIELELEGTIG, encoded by the coding sequence ATGGAAAGTGTGGGAATAATGGAAAATAGAAAAAAAACATATATTGCGGATATTGAGCGTGGTGTTTATGATATAAAGGATGAAGAGCATTATAGATATAAAGTTGAAAAAGGGCTTACTCCAGAAATTATTAAAAAAATTTCAGAAAGAAAAAATGAGCCTGAATGGATGAGGGAATTTAGATTAAAGGCATTGGAAGTTTATAATTCAAAGCCAATGACTGATTGGGGTCCAGATTTATCAGACCTTGACATGAATGACATTGTACATTATTTAGAGCCTGATTCGGCACCAATGAATGAAAATTGGGATGATGTGCCAAGCTATATAAGGGATACATTTGACAGGCTTGGTATTCCAGAAGCTGAAAAGCAGTCACTTGCGGGAGTAGGAGCACAGTATGACTCTGAAGTGGTTTATCACAGCGTTCATAAGGAACTGGAAGAACAAGGAGTGATTTATACAGATATTGAAACAGCAATTGTAAAATATGGAGATATGCTAAAGGAATATTTTATGACATTAATTACAGTCAATGACCATAAATTCGCAGCATTGCACGGAGCAGTATGGTCTGGAGGATCATTTATTTATGTTCCAAAAGGAGTAAAGGTAAAAATGCCATTGCAGTCATATTTTAGGCTAAATGCACCAGAAGCTGGACAATTTGAACATACCCTTATAATTGTTGATGAAGGGGCAGATTTACATTTTATCGAAGGATGTTCAGCACCTAAATATCAAAAAAATGCATTACATGCAGGAGCAGTGGAACTTTTTGTCAGAAAAGGGGCAAGATTAAGATATTCTACGATTGAAAATTGGTCAAGAAATATGTATAACTTAAATACAAAAAGAGCATTGGTGGAAGAAGACGGAGTAATAGAATGGGTGTCAGGATCATTTGGATCAAGAGTTTCTATGCTTTATCCAATGAGTATTTTAAAGGGAGATCGTTCAAGATGTGAATTTACAGGAGTTACATTTGCTGCAGCTGGGCAATATTTAGACACAGGATGTAAAATTATCCACCAAGGGAAGAATACAAGCTCTACGGTTCATTCAAAATCTATTTCAAAAAATGGAGGAACTGCTTTTTACAGAGGACTTTTAAAAGTCTTGCCAGAAGCGACAGGAACAAGATCAACTGTAGAATGTGAATCATTAATGCTAGATAATGAGTCGGCTTCAGATACAATACCAATAATTGATATAAATAACGATAGTGTGGATATTGGTCATGAGGCAAAAATTGGAAGAATAAGTGACGAAGCAATATTCTACTTGATGTCAAGAGGTATTAGCGAAGATGAGGCGAAGGCGATGATTGTAAGAGGATTTGTTGAGCCGATTTCAAAGGAATTGCCGCTTGAATATGCAGTTGAATTGAATAAGCTGATTGAATTGGAACTAGAAGGGACAATTGGATAA
- a CDS encoding DeoR/GlpR family DNA-binding transcription regulator, with the protein MFLDERLEKILEILENEKKVKVTDLAEKFNVSEVIIRKNLKRLEQEGKLKRTHGGAILLKELVHSSTLEERIINRTKQKEIVARKIIENIENGETIFFDITSINYIASEYLANSEKEITLITNMPSITTHFNKNSKVDIIMIGGEYNKKVGGNVGSEAINYIKRYNVDKAFIGSAGIDLEAEKVMNFELNDGNTKKEIMKISKKIFLVTEYKKLGILGSYKFSNLSDFDIFICEKNKKDYLENYKKIFDECEVEII; encoded by the coding sequence ATGTTTTTGGATGAAAGACTGGAAAAAATATTAGAAATTTTAGAAAATGAAAAGAAAGTAAAAGTTACTGATTTGGCAGAAAAATTTAATGTTTCAGAAGTTATTATAAGAAAAAATTTGAAAAGGCTAGAGCAGGAAGGGAAATTGAAAAGAACTCATGGAGGTGCGATTTTACTAAAGGAACTGGTACATTCAAGTACTCTTGAGGAAAGAATTATAAATAGAACAAAGCAAAAGGAAATCGTTGCAAGAAAAATTATAGAAAATATTGAAAATGGAGAAACAATCTTTTTTGACATTACAAGTATAAATTATATTGCGTCAGAATATCTTGCAAATTCTGAAAAGGAAATAACTCTTATTACAAATATGCCTAGTATTACCACACATTTTAATAAAAATTCTAAAGTGGACATTATAATGATAGGCGGGGAGTATAATAAAAAAGTAGGTGGCAATGTTGGAAGTGAAGCGATTAATTATATAAAAAGATATAATGTTGACAAGGCTTTTATCGGAAGTGCCGGGATAGATCTGGAAGCTGAAAAAGTTATGAATTTTGAATTAAATGATGGAAATACAAAAAAAGAAATAATGAAAATTTCTAAAAAAATATTTTTAGTGACTGAATATAAGAAATTAGGAATATTAGGAAGTTATAAATTCAGTAATTTGTCTGATTTTGATATTTTTATTTGTGAAAAAAATAAAAAGGATTATTTGGAAAACTATAAAAAAATTTTTGATGAATGTGAAGTTGAAATTATATAG
- a CDS encoding RelA/SpoT family protein produces MDEKSKLKNDWKMTDEEMGNTNVPVIINKTYNELLQQLTDTIKKNGLDVDMIKISEAFTLAYESHMGQKRKSGEDYILHPVEVAEILADMRMDTDTIVAGLLHDVVEDTLISLADIEYNFGVNVRKLVDGVTKLRNLPRTNSKKLENIRKMVVAMSEDIRVVVIKLADRLHNMRTLKYMTPEKQLEKSKETLEIYAPIAHRIGMARIKWELEDISFRFLYPDDYYEIKELVNSKRKEREEYTAKFIEKIKEELEKNHIKGEVTGRPKHLYSIYRKMHEKEKRFVDLHDLIAIRIIVEKKNECYNVLGIIHDLFIPVFKRFKDYVSQPKPNGYQSIHTTVKGPNDQNVEIQIRTRKMHEIAEEGVAAHWKYKEKKSKSKNEKFYADAKKLTDSVQRKMDEKEQKGFAQEITGDVLKQTIFVFTPKDDVVEMPRNSTALDFAFQVHTQIGYRTIGVKVNGRITQLNQVLKNGDKVEIMTSKSINKGPGKDWIEMVNNHSSRVKIRKWFKDKEFEEKSKEGEQILEKEFERLGLKLKDMLEDERVFLYMKKFNIPDNKTLFYRFAIGDLSLDGFLNKFEKKEEKALEKVLEEETEKANKQKEKNNGGIKISGTENTMYRFAKCCSPLPGDEIRGYVTRGRGIAIHRSDCENFISLMEREPEREVDVYWDKSAISANTTYEFNFTIKASDRNGLLLDIIRILNEYKMSLLNVNTNSFKENGNRRILIHLRITIRSREDFERLANNLKSMSEVIEIIKK; encoded by the coding sequence ATGGATGAAAAAAGTAAATTAAAAAACGACTGGAAAATGACAGATGAGGAAATGGGAAATACAAATGTTCCTGTAATAATAAATAAAACTTATAATGAACTACTTCAGCAATTGACAGATACAATTAAAAAAAATGGACTAGATGTAGATATGATTAAAATTTCAGAGGCTTTTACACTTGCTTATGAATCACATATGGGACAAAAGAGAAAGAGTGGAGAAGATTATATTTTACATCCTGTGGAAGTGGCGGAAATACTGGCTGATATGCGAATGGATACAGACACGATTGTGGCTGGGTTACTTCATGATGTAGTTGAAGATACGCTTATATCTTTGGCGGATATAGAGTATAATTTTGGAGTAAATGTTAGAAAACTTGTGGATGGTGTCACAAAACTTAGAAATTTGCCTAGAACAAATAGTAAAAAATTGGAAAATATAAGAAAAATGGTTGTTGCAATGTCAGAAGATATTCGGGTTGTAGTTATAAAATTGGCAGACAGACTTCACAATATGAGAACACTAAAATATATGACACCTGAAAAACAGCTGGAAAAATCTAAAGAAACTCTTGAGATTTACGCACCAATTGCCCATAGAATCGGGATGGCTAGAATAAAATGGGAACTGGAGGACATAAGTTTTAGATTTCTGTATCCAGATGACTATTATGAAATTAAAGAGCTTGTTAATTCCAAAAGAAAAGAACGTGAGGAATACACGGCAAAATTCATTGAAAAAATAAAAGAAGAACTTGAGAAAAATCACATAAAGGGAGAAGTTACAGGGCGACCAAAGCATTTATACAGCATTTACCGAAAAATGCACGAAAAAGAAAAAAGATTTGTAGATTTGCATGATTTAATCGCAATAAGAATTATCGTTGAGAAGAAAAATGAGTGTTATAATGTACTTGGAATAATTCATGATTTATTTATTCCAGTATTTAAACGTTTCAAGGATTATGTTTCACAGCCAAAACCAAATGGATATCAATCTATTCACACAACAGTAAAAGGTCCAAATGACCAAAATGTAGAAATCCAAATTAGAACAAGAAAGATGCACGAAATTGCAGAAGAAGGGGTCGCAGCCCATTGGAAATATAAAGAAAAAAAATCAAAATCTAAAAATGAAAAATTTTATGCAGATGCAAAAAAATTAACAGATTCTGTTCAAAGAAAAATGGATGAAAAAGAGCAAAAAGGATTTGCCCAAGAGATTACTGGAGATGTGCTCAAACAGACAATATTTGTATTTACACCTAAAGATGATGTTGTGGAAATGCCTAGAAATTCGACTGCCCTTGACTTTGCATTCCAAGTTCATACACAAATTGGGTATAGAACAATTGGAGTAAAGGTAAATGGAAGAATTACACAGCTTAATCAGGTGCTCAAAAATGGAGATAAAGTTGAAATTATGACTTCTAAAAGCATTAATAAAGGACCTGGAAAAGACTGGATAGAAATGGTAAATAACCATAGTTCACGTGTAAAAATTAGAAAATGGTTCAAAGATAAGGAATTTGAAGAAAAGTCTAAAGAAGGGGAACAAATTTTAGAAAAGGAATTTGAACGGCTTGGATTGAAATTAAAGGATATGCTTGAGGATGAGCGGGTTTTCCTTTATATGAAAAAATTCAATATTCCTGATAACAAGACGTTATTTTACAGATTCGCCATTGGAGATTTGTCACTTGACGGATTTTTAAATAAATTTGAGAAAAAGGAAGAAAAGGCCCTGGAAAAGGTTCTTGAGGAAGAAACAGAAAAGGCGAATAAACAAAAGGAAAAAAATAACGGCGGTATTAAAATATCTGGAACTGAAAACACAATGTACCGTTTTGCAAAATGCTGCAGTCCGCTTCCAGGCGATGAAATAAGAGGTTATGTAACACGAGGACGTGGAATTGCAATACATCGCTCTGACTGTGAAAACTTTATTTCCCTTATGGAAAGGGAACCTGAAAGGGAAGTTGACGTTTACTGGGATAAATCTGCAATATCTGCCAATACAACATACGAATTTAACTTTACAATAAAAGCTTCAGATCGAAATGGATTGCTTCTAGATATAATCCGAATTTTAAATGAATATAAAATGAGCCTTTTAAATGTAAATACAAACTCTTTTAAAGAAAATGGAAACAGACGAATACTTATACATTTAAGAATAACAATAAGAAGCCGTGAAGATTTTGAAAGATTGGCAAATAATTTAAAATCAATGTCAGAAGTAATTGAAATAATAAAAAAATAA
- the sufU gene encoding Fe-S cluster assembly sulfur transfer protein SufU encodes MNLEKIYQQTILEYSRRRELNREIENPTFAERGHNPNCGDDLTLEIKTDENDIIADAAFIGSGCAISTASMAMLIDLIKGKSMEEAKEKVDLFFKMMKQEEKLTREESKKLGDAVLMEYVAQMPARVKCATLSWHSLKVIVEKDRKY; translated from the coding sequence ATGAATTTAGAGAAAATTTATCAGCAGACAATATTAGAATACAGCAGACGTAGAGAATTAAACCGTGAAATTGAAAATCCAACATTTGCTGAAAGAGGGCATAATCCAAACTGTGGAGATGACTTAACTTTGGAAATAAAAACTGATGAAAATGATATAATAGCAGATGCTGCATTTATCGGGAGTGGATGTGCTATTTCAACAGCTTCTATGGCTATGCTGATTGACTTGATAAAAGGGAAATCAATGGAAGAGGCAAAGGAAAAAGTTGATTTGTTTTTTAAAATGATGAAGCAGGAGGAAAAGCTGACAAGGGAAGAAAGTAAAAAATTAGGAGATGCGGTACTTATGGAGTATGTAGCTCAAATGCCTGCGAGAGTTAAATGTGCTACGTTAAGTTGGCATTCCCTAAAAGTAATTGTGGAAAAAGACAGAAAGTATTAA
- the sufC gene encoding Fe-S cluster assembly ATPase SufC has translation MSLLELKNVKSEVEGKEILKGLNLTINKGEVHVIMGPNGAGKSTLASILVGHPKHELVSGDVILDGENINDATVDERAKKGIFLSFQYPEEIPGLTVEDFLRTAKEAVTGEKQYLMQFHNELVEKMEKLHINPEYADRHLNVGFSGGEKKKNEILQMAILEPKLAILDETDSGLDIDATKIVFEGVQKLKTKDTALLIITHYDKVLDYLKPDFVHILMNGKIVKTGGQELVERIEKEGYAKIKEELGL, from the coding sequence ATGAGTTTATTAGAATTAAAAAATGTGAAATCGGAAGTAGAAGGGAAAGAAATCCTAAAAGGATTAAATTTAACTATAAATAAAGGGGAAGTTCACGTAATTATGGGACCTAATGGAGCTGGGAAGTCTACACTTGCAAGTATTCTTGTGGGGCATCCGAAACATGAACTGGTCTCTGGGGATGTTATTTTGGATGGAGAAAATATCAATGATGCTACTGTGGATGAAAGGGCTAAAAAGGGAATTTTTTTATCATTCCAATATCCTGAAGAAATACCGGGGCTTACTGTTGAGGATTTTTTGAGAACAGCAAAAGAAGCTGTTACTGGAGAAAAACAATATTTAATGCAATTCCATAATGAATTAGTAGAAAAAATGGAAAAACTTCACATTAATCCTGAATATGCAGATAGACACTTGAATGTTGGGTTTTCTGGTGGAGAAAAGAAAAAGAATGAAATCTTGCAAATGGCAATTTTAGAGCCAAAATTGGCTATTTTGGATGAAACTGATTCTGGACTTGACATTGATGCTACAAAGATTGTATTTGAAGGAGTTCAAAAATTGAAGACTAAGGATACAGCTTTGCTTATAATTACTCACTATGATAAAGTTCTTGACTATTTGAAGCCTGATTTTGTTCATATTTTAATGAATGGAAAGATTGTAAAGACAGGCGGACAAGAATTAGTGGAAAGAATTGAAAAAGAAGGTTATGCTAAAATAAAAGAAGAATTAGGATTATAA
- the cobU gene encoding bifunctional adenosylcobinamide kinase/adenosylcobinamide-phosphate guanylyltransferase → MGLIFVTGGAKSGKSKFAEEMLLKLNNGKQKNIYLATSLIFDEEMKEKIRLHKKRRKNDWFTVETYKNFENELNNFFENNDKIKNNLLVDCLTNMITNIIFENQNIDWNNFERKLYIQTLKKLNKNVENSVDELLNITNQFENTVIVSNELGMGLVPSYPLGRYFREIAGKMNQIVAEKADEVYFVVSGISMKIK, encoded by the coding sequence ATGGGACTAATTTTTGTTACTGGCGGAGCTAAAAGCGGGAAAAGCAAATTTGCAGAAGAAATGCTTTTAAAATTAAATAATGGGAAGCAAAAAAATATATATTTGGCAACATCGCTTATATTTGATGAAGAAATGAAAGAAAAAATACGATTGCACAAAAAAAGACGAAAAAATGACTGGTTTACAGTTGAAACTTATAAAAATTTTGAAAACGAATTAAACAATTTTTTTGAAAATAATGATAAAATAAAAAATAATCTGCTTGTAGACTGCCTTACAAATATGATTACTAACATAATTTTTGAAAATCAAAATATTGACTGGAACAATTTTGAGAGAAAATTGTATATTCAAACTTTAAAAAAATTAAATAAAAATGTGGAAAACTCTGTAGATGAGCTTTTAAATATTACAAATCAATTTGAAAATACTGTAATTGTGTCAAATGAGCTGGGAATGGGGCTTGTCCCAAGTTATCCACTTGGAAGGTATTTTCGTGAAATTGCTGGGAAAATGAATCAGATTGTGGCAGAAAAGGCAGATGAAGTGTATTTTGTAGTTTCTGGAATTTCAATGAAAATAAAATAA